Proteins from a single region of Dysosmobacter acutus:
- a CDS encoding VirB4-like conjugal transfer ATPase, CD1110 family, which yields MILFKHRRSAERDTFSVPRSVQKSIPIKRIYQDGVFQVSGKFSKTWRFFDVNYAVASPEKQRELFMTYCSFLNSLPIGATAKITLFNRQLNQKDFGRTLLMPMQGDRRDLYRNEYNALVLGKAAESNNLIQEKYITVSAEKKSVEEARAFFSRVGTDLTTGLSRMSSSVREITVNDRLRLLHDFYRPGEEQLFRFNLEDTMRRGHDFRDCIAPDCISFQKNHYELGDHVGRTLFLREYASFISDEMITELMDYPRNMMLSIDIIPVAMDEAVSDIRKRIMSVESDITRWQQRQNQNNNFTANIPYDLEQMRSETKEFMDDLMSRDQRMMLALVTLTHLADNLEQLDQDTEALQAIGRARGCQFNILRYQQEDALNTVLPLGLKRIDATRTLTTECTAVLMPFKSQEIQDAGGIYYGVNAVSHNLIICNRGNLLNGNGFITGVSGSGKSMAAKQEVSALALSTDHDIIIVDPEREYGELVRALGGEVITISASDPNGCHINALDLSEGYGDGKEPLVMKSEFIMSLYEQLMGADKIEPQEKSIIDRSVGNIYREYLKNYQGQPPTLKDLYDDLMKQVNPEAHRIALALELFTVGSLNVFSHQTNINTKSRILCFDIQDLGENLKSVGLLVMLDAIYNRVIQNRREGKYTHVYIDEIYLFFANGSGSGHSITNYSSEFLYKCWKRFRKYGATLTGITQNVEECLLSNTARMMFANSEFLLMLNQATTDREQLARLLGASDTQMSYVDNAPAGHGLIKVGGAIVPFANELPKNTELYRLMSTRPGED from the coding sequence TTGATCCTTTTCAAGCATCGGCGCAGCGCAGAACGGGACACTTTTTCCGTTCCCCGCAGCGTCCAGAAATCCATTCCCATCAAACGTATTTATCAAGACGGCGTGTTTCAGGTAAGCGGCAAGTTTTCAAAAACTTGGCGCTTTTTTGATGTCAATTATGCCGTGGCCTCCCCGGAAAAGCAGAGGGAACTCTTTATGACCTACTGTTCCTTCCTGAACTCGCTGCCCATCGGAGCCACGGCAAAGATCACGCTCTTTAACCGTCAGCTCAATCAAAAGGACTTTGGGCGGACGCTGCTCATGCCCATGCAGGGTGACCGCCGTGACCTCTACCGGAACGAGTATAACGCGCTTGTTTTGGGCAAGGCGGCGGAGAGCAACAATCTCATTCAGGAAAAGTACATCACCGTTTCGGCGGAGAAGAAAAGCGTGGAGGAGGCCCGCGCGTTCTTCTCCCGTGTTGGGACTGACCTTACCACGGGACTTTCCCGTATGTCCTCCAGCGTCCGTGAGATCACGGTCAATGACCGCCTGCGGCTTCTGCATGACTTCTATCGCCCCGGCGAGGAACAGCTATTCCGCTTCAATTTGGAGGACACCATGCGAAGGGGCCATGACTTCCGGGACTGCATCGCCCCGGACTGTATTTCCTTTCAAAAAAATCACTATGAGTTGGGCGATCATGTGGGCCGTACCCTGTTCCTGCGGGAATATGCCAGCTTTATTTCCGATGAGATGATCACGGAGTTGATGGACTATCCCCGAAACATGATGCTCTCCATCGACATTATCCCCGTGGCGATGGACGAAGCAGTGAGCGACATCCGCAAGCGCATCATGTCTGTGGAATCGGACATCACCCGCTGGCAGCAGCGGCAGAATCAGAACAACAATTTTACCGCCAATATCCCCTATGACTTGGAACAGATGCGGAGCGAAACGAAGGAGTTTATGGACGACCTCATGAGCCGCGACCAGCGCATGATGCTTGCACTCGTCACGCTGACGCACCTGGCAGATAACCTCGAACAGCTCGATCAGGACACCGAGGCTCTGCAAGCCATTGGACGGGCGCGGGGCTGTCAATTCAACATTCTGCGCTACCAGCAGGAGGACGCACTGAACACGGTGCTGCCCCTCGGCTTAAAGCGCATTGACGCCACCCGTACCCTGACCACGGAATGTACCGCCGTTCTCATGCCCTTCAAGTCGCAGGAGATTCAGGACGCGGGCGGTATTTACTACGGCGTCAACGCCGTGTCGCACAACCTCATCATTTGCAACCGCGGAAACCTTTTGAACGGCAACGGCTTTATTACCGGCGTTTCCGGCTCAGGCAAGTCGATGGCGGCCAAGCAGGAGGTCTCCGCGCTGGCTCTCTCCACAGACCATGACATTATCATCGTGGACCCGGAACGCGAATATGGCGAGCTGGTACGGGCATTGGGCGGTGAGGTCATCACCATCTCCGCCTCTGACCCAAATGGCTGCCACATCAATGCGCTGGATTTGTCCGAGGGGTACGGGGACGGCAAAGAGCCGCTGGTGATGAAGTCCGAGTTTATCATGTCGCTCTACGAGCAGCTCATGGGCGCGGACAAGATCGAGCCGCAGGAGAAGTCCATCATCGACCGCAGCGTGGGCAATATCTATCGGGAGTATCTGAAAAACTATCAGGGGCAGCCGCCCACGCTGAAGGACCTCTATGACGACCTGATGAAGCAGGTCAACCCGGAGGCGCACCGGATCGCACTGGCGTTGGAGCTGTTCACGGTGGGCAGTCTGAATGTTTTTTCCCACCAGACCAATATCAACACAAAAAGCCGCATTCTCTGCTTCGATATTCAGGACTTGGGCGAAAATCTGAAATCGGTGGGCCTGCTGGTGATGCTGGACGCCATTTACAACCGCGTTATCCAGAACCGCAGAGAGGGAAAATACACCCATGTCTACATCGACGAGATCTATCTGTTTTTCGCCAACGGGAGCGGCAGCGGACACAGCATTACCAATTACAGCAGCGAATTTCTCTACAAGTGCTGGAAGCGCTTCCGTAAATACGGCGCGACGCTCACCGGCATCACACAGAATGTGGAGGAATGTCTGCTGTCCAATACGGCGCGTATGATGTTTGCAAACTCCGAATTTCTGCTGATGCTCAATCAGGCCACCACCGACCGAGAGCAGCTTGCCCGCCTGCTGGGTGCGTCGGATACGCAGATGAGCTATGTAGACAACGCCCCTGCCGGTCATGGACTCATCAAGGTAGGCGGGGCCATTGTGCCCTTCGCCAATGAGCTGCCTAAAAATACGGAGCTGTACCGCTTAATGTCAACCCGCCCCGGTGAGGACTGA
- a CDS encoding PrgI family protein, whose amino-acid sequence MEIKINKEIRAYRETLFFGLSVRQFVCSVLAVGAAVGLYFSLSRVLDRETVSWVCIVGAAPVAAAGFFQYNGLTLERFLWAWLKSEVIMAGKRVWKAENYYEEAMKREVKKH is encoded by the coding sequence TTGGAAATCAAAATCAATAAGGAAATTCGCGCTTACCGCGAAACGCTCTTTTTCGGCCTGTCTGTGCGGCAGTTTGTCTGCTCCGTTTTGGCGGTGGGCGCTGCGGTGGGACTGTATTTCAGCCTGAGCCGAGTGTTGGACCGGGAAACGGTGAGCTGGGTGTGCATTGTCGGCGCGGCTCCCGTGGCCGCTGCGGGCTTTTTTCAGTACAACGGCCTCACGCTGGAGCGATTTTTGTGGGCATGGCTGAAATCAGAGGTCATCATGGCAGGCAAGCGTGTCTGGAAAGCGGAGAACTATTATGAAGAAGCGATGAAACGAGAGGTGAAAAAACATTGA
- a CDS encoding helix-turn-helix domain-containing protein, which translates to MSSQAEEVPMIKFDKLWLVMEQKGVTTYALREKGGIDSKTIRRLRNNENMETKTLDKLCKALDCKLEDIAEYIAD; encoded by the coding sequence ATGAGTAGTCAAGCTGAGGAGGTTCCCATGATTAAATTCGACAAGCTATGGCTGGTTATGGAGCAGAAGGGTGTCACTACCTACGCCCTTCGTGAAAAGGGCGGCATTGACAGTAAGACCATTCGACGGCTCAGAAATAACGAGAACATGGAGACAAAAACCTTAGACAAGCTGTGTAAGGCGTTAGATTGCAAGTTGGAAGATATTGCGGAGTATATCGCGGATTGA
- a CDS encoding TrbC/VirB2 family protein: protein MSKQKNNDMMKPDKWKRRYWTAAGAAVLCLCCTSPAMAAGGDPLDIVNNLSDFIFSIIKALGVIILGWGIVQVGMSIQSHDASQRTQGFLCLFGGLMIAFAKEILTAIGAI from the coding sequence ATGAGCAAACAGAAGAACAACGACATGATGAAGCCTGACAAGTGGAAGCGGCGTTACTGGACGGCGGCTGGTGCTGCCGTCCTCTGCCTCTGCTGCACCTCGCCCGCGATGGCGGCGGGCGGCGATCCGCTGGATATTGTGAATAACCTTTCCGATTTTATCTTCAGCATCATCAAGGCGCTGGGCGTTATCATTCTCGGCTGGGGCATCGTGCAGGTGGGTATGTCGATCCAGTCCCATGACGCCAGCCAGAGAACGCAGGGCTTCCTTTGCTTGTTTGGCGGCTTAATGATCGCCTTTGCAAAGGAGATTCTGACCGCCATCGGCGCGATCTAA
- a CDS encoding VirD4-like conjugal transfer protein, CD1115 family, translating to MRQNDFRSAAPVWAALSPLVLWLAVIAAYAYEDGMTIFTWMGRFSQVLERPFSIGWTAHTPKFMLVSLIIYAFGIALYYSGRENRRPGEEYGSAKWGDPRALCRKYMDHQHKDANIILTQRVRLGMDGYVTQRNMNVLVIGGSGSGKTRYFCKPGLYSANCSYLVTDPKGELLKAAGGLLLSLGYEVRVFNLIDPEQSDCYNPFVYVREEKDVLSLIDNLIKNTTPRNASSNDPFWEKAEVALDSALMLYLIHEAPQDEQNFETMIYMMNFADVREEDEQYRSPLDMLFRALEEEQPAHVAVKQYKVFKQAAGKTAKSILVTAAVRLAAFNIPQYAAMTSMDEMDFGSLGERKRAIFCVIPVNDSSMNYLVGMLYTQCFQELYRRADLKYNGRLPVPVRVIQDEWANVAQPESYPKILATCRSYNIGLNIIVQNVQQIKALYEKEHESIIGNCDTLLFLGGGNEPASLEFIVKLLGRETLATRTRGLTKGRNGSSTTNYQQTGRDLMTVDEVRKLDTNKAILFIRGEDPVIDRKYNLKRHPNIKLTSDGKAKPYIHKPQGVPDYALPDLPYAFKSLNDYEFIDMEENEHEQTEEQRHDEA from the coding sequence TTGCGGCAGAATGACTTTCGCAGCGCCGCCCCTGTGTGGGCGGCGCTTTCCCCGTTGGTTCTCTGGCTGGCGGTAATCGCTGCCTATGCCTATGAGGACGGCATGACCATTTTTACATGGATGGGGCGTTTCAGCCAAGTGCTGGAGCGCCCCTTTTCCATTGGATGGACGGCGCATACACCGAAATTTATGCTGGTGAGCCTGATCATCTATGCGTTCGGCATTGCCCTTTACTACTCCGGCAGAGAAAACCGCAGACCGGGTGAGGAATACGGCAGCGCTAAATGGGGCGACCCAAGGGCGCTGTGCCGGAAGTATATGGATCACCAGCATAAGGACGCCAATATCATTTTGACTCAGCGCGTCCGGCTGGGCATGGACGGCTACGTCACCCAGCGCAACATGAATGTTCTGGTCATTGGCGGCTCCGGCAGCGGCAAGACCCGCTACTTTTGTAAACCGGGCCTCTATTCGGCCAACTGCTCCTATTTGGTCACCGATCCCAAAGGGGAACTGCTGAAGGCTGCGGGGGGCCTTCTTCTGTCTCTCGGCTATGAAGTGCGGGTATTCAATCTCATCGACCCCGAACAGTCCGACTGCTACAATCCCTTCGTCTATGTGCGGGAGGAAAAGGATGTGCTGTCCCTCATCGACAACCTCATCAAGAACACTACGCCCCGCAACGCCTCCAGCAATGACCCCTTTTGGGAAAAGGCTGAGGTTGCGCTGGATTCCGCACTCATGCTCTACCTCATCCATGAAGCGCCGCAGGATGAGCAGAACTTTGAAACCATGATCTACATGATGAATTTTGCCGATGTGCGGGAGGAGGACGAGCAGTACCGCAGTCCTCTGGATATGCTGTTCCGGGCATTGGAGGAGGAGCAGCCCGCCCATGTCGCCGTTAAGCAGTATAAGGTTTTCAAGCAAGCTGCCGGCAAAACCGCAAAATCCATTCTTGTGACGGCTGCTGTCCGGCTGGCGGCCTTCAATATTCCGCAGTACGCCGCCATGACCTCAATGGACGAGATGGACTTCGGCAGCCTCGGCGAGCGCAAGCGCGCCATCTTCTGCGTCATCCCTGTCAATGACAGCAGCATGAACTACCTTGTTGGTATGCTCTATACCCAATGCTTTCAGGAACTATACCGCCGTGCGGACCTGAAATACAACGGACGGCTGCCCGTCCCCGTGCGCGTCATTCAGGACGAATGGGCGAATGTGGCCCAGCCGGAGAGCTATCCGAAGATCCTCGCTACCTGCCGCAGCTACAATATCGGGCTGAACATCATCGTGCAGAATGTGCAGCAGATCAAGGCGCTGTACGAAAAGGAACACGAGAGCATCATCGGCAACTGCGACACGCTTTTATTCCTTGGCGGCGGCAACGAGCCCGCTTCGCTGGAGTTTATCGTAAAGCTGCTGGGGCGGGAGACACTGGCTACCCGCACACGGGGACTGACCAAGGGGCGGAACGGCTCCAGCACCACGAATTATCAGCAGACGGGCCGCGACCTCATGACCGTTGATGAAGTCCGCAAATTGGACACCAATAAAGCGATTTTATTCATCCGCGGCGAGGACCCGGTGATCGACCGAAAATATAACCTTAAGCGCCATCCCAACATCAAATTGACCTCGGACGGCAAGGCAAAGCCATACATCCACAAGCCGCAGGGCGTGCCGGATTACGCACTGCCTGATCTGCCCTATGCGTTCAAATCACTGAACGATTACGAATTTATTGATATGGAGGAAAACGAACATGAGCAAACAGAAGAACAACGACATGATGAAGCCTGA
- a CDS encoding SpaA isopeptide-forming pilin-related protein, producing the protein MKKRLVSMLLALVMVLGMLPVTALAASSEEDALGEVNIYNGEQRLSYLSINGRIRELIYTYFNHVDANGRTKEIPAYCVNPNIYGVPQTVGPGESIKYIAKEKGSDPKVMGIIASGYPTRGLSELKLENKYHAYYATKMALWCYLLPNWNINNLKVNPNLTGKELQRAQAILAAAKDIYVRGTAWNKIYSPRVTATADRDTAYAVTVDGQQYKQQVFTVHSDTWVCNYAIRVAFSDPASVPAGARIVDMNNKDITTITTSGTGDGYGGKFKVLYPAAAVVGKTGSVQLSFTTDVYKYAVFYAVCAEQNKYGKLQNYMCDTDPTVTMRLSAYSNFSDGEKPEAPDTGLKLIKLEKGTDTPLSGAIFEVVDPDGATVGTFATGSDGTVTIPLTLAGNYTVYERVAPLDHLLSDTPAQNIKVEYGKVAELTCWNEPYGTLRIEKLSDTGAHLPGAMVQIKHIESGVTYTAETNFAGYAIFDNIKPGAYEIKEITAPSGWLKDDATYTASVATGETTTFSLVNKELPGLRIIKYDRKNMVAMANVTFEIFRDSVSLGKFRTDEFGEILLTDAAPGTYRAVEVDTGSDGHILDTTPQEVELSAGDGIKELLFFNDVKPGMRLIKVDSTDPSKVIPNAVFEIKSVAGDYGPKEFTTDQNGEIDLSKLPTGAYVVTEKSCEGYIIDQAQRIIQLDPNEDAQFVFTNTIKPSLQIIKTSSDGSRLKNVHFRIAKIEDGTHYLDRTTNEQGEILIADLEPGVYSVKETATDSSHILDLREYHMELFAGRTSTLTIENQKRPNLTVYKHDADTGEPIADTVFEVRAADGHSVDQIKTDGEGKAELKNLLPGVYEITEKSVPSPYLLDAPSQLATLYPNRDHTVYFENHQKPALTVKKVDSVTGDPLQGAKFHVTYASNSTSSGEINDLGTYYTDETGQFQLTGLRDGWYKVTEQEPPTGYAIKEATQEVYIKSGTGKVLTFENVPLSALVVWKYDSVTGEAVSNAVFQVKYLGGTSGTGGTVIGTYKTSANGSFTVTGLKEGTYIVEELASDSNHVIDTAPQTAYISGKQQDVVQLYFGNSPKGSLLVKKIDSATHAPLSDVEFLVTTADGTVVGDANGKYVTDSAGSFTISNINPGTTLVVKETRAKNGYVLDDTPQTATIKAGQTVTLEFRNAPKGSLIIVKKDAVTGKALKGVTFTVTTSSGQFVADAEGQISSNGLYYTDENGKIILSGLAPDTYVVTETATIPGYVLDSTPQTVVVNANDTQTLTFTNEPIGGLIVIKSDEDSGKRISGVQFEVRKMNGEVIGSYTTDRNGVIQLPELERGWYTVTELKAASGYLLDTTPHRIEAKDGQTATLEITNHKSSRILLHKVDKATGKGIYGAVFLLYDSSHNPIGEYVTDQDGYLYADEGLEDGRYYLREIKAADGYVLDPELKTIYVRYGSTTEIEWTNSAECGQIQIIKKSADDNATNGLSAGTLLEGAVFEIYDKAGNVVDTIKSDRNGRAVSKTLPLSRYTVREIKAPANYSINPTVMTAYLEFNGQIVTFEVQNTSVSTGVSIKKTGPVQAVPGQPIRYVFSQIKNSSNVALDSFYWRDQLPAQVALNKIVTGSYNQPLSYKVVYKTNLSHDYRTLADNLSTSKVYVLDARPAVLGLAANERVTEVMFVFGNVKAGFAQVETPYIYATARSGLANNSGIVNVADVGGLYNGQWIQAVSRWLTTVYTKTTVKLPKTGY; encoded by the coding sequence ATGAAAAAACGATTGGTTTCCATGCTCCTTGCGCTGGTAATGGTGCTGGGGATGCTCCCCGTCACGGCCCTTGCCGCCAGCAGCGAGGAGGACGCCCTGGGCGAAGTCAATATTTACAACGGAGAGCAGAGACTCTCCTACCTCTCCATCAACGGGCGAATCCGTGAGCTGATCTACACCTATTTCAACCATGTGGATGCCAACGGCAGGACGAAAGAAATTCCTGCCTACTGCGTCAATCCGAATATTTACGGCGTCCCGCAGACGGTAGGCCCCGGCGAGAGCATTAAATACATCGCCAAGGAAAAGGGCAGCGATCCGAAGGTCATGGGTATCATCGCCAGCGGATACCCTACCCGCGGCCTTTCGGAGCTGAAGCTGGAGAACAAGTACCACGCCTACTATGCGACCAAGATGGCGCTGTGGTGCTACCTGCTCCCCAACTGGAATATCAACAACCTGAAGGTCAATCCCAATCTCACCGGAAAAGAGCTTCAGCGGGCGCAGGCCATTCTCGCCGCAGCCAAGGACATCTATGTGCGTGGCACGGCGTGGAACAAGATCTACTCGCCCCGCGTCACTGCAACGGCTGACCGGGACACCGCCTATGCCGTCACGGTGGACGGGCAGCAGTACAAGCAGCAGGTGTTCACCGTCCATTCCGACACATGGGTATGTAATTACGCCATCCGCGTGGCGTTCTCTGATCCCGCCTCCGTCCCCGCAGGAGCGCGTATTGTGGACATGAACAACAAGGATATTACCACCATCACCACCTCCGGCACCGGGGATGGCTATGGCGGTAAATTCAAGGTGCTGTACCCTGCCGCTGCGGTGGTGGGCAAGACCGGCAGCGTCCAGCTATCTTTTACCACCGATGTTTATAAGTATGCTGTGTTTTACGCTGTGTGCGCAGAGCAGAACAAGTACGGTAAGCTGCAAAATTATATGTGCGACACCGATCCTACCGTCACCATGCGCCTGTCCGCATACAGCAATTTCAGCGATGGGGAAAAGCCCGAAGCGCCTGACACCGGCCTGAAGCTCATCAAGCTGGAAAAGGGTACGGATACTCCTCTCAGCGGCGCTATTTTTGAGGTGGTCGATCCTGATGGAGCCACCGTCGGCACCTTCGCCACCGGCTCGGACGGCACCGTGACCATCCCCCTGACGCTGGCGGGCAACTACACCGTGTATGAGCGTGTAGCGCCTTTGGATCACCTACTCAGTGATACGCCCGCACAGAATATCAAGGTTGAGTATGGCAAGGTGGCGGAGCTGACCTGCTGGAACGAGCCTTACGGAACGCTTCGCATCGAGAAGCTGTCCGACACCGGGGCGCACCTGCCCGGTGCCATGGTGCAGATCAAGCACATCGAGAGCGGCGTGACCTACACCGCCGAAACCAATTTTGCGGGCTATGCCATCTTTGACAACATCAAGCCCGGTGCTTACGAGATCAAGGAGATCACCGCGCCCTCCGGCTGGCTGAAGGACGATGCCACCTATACGGCTTCCGTAGCCACCGGCGAAACCACGACCTTTTCTCTCGTGAACAAGGAGCTGCCCGGTCTGCGGATCATCAAGTATGACCGCAAGAACATGGTGGCGATGGCCAATGTCACCTTTGAAATTTTCCGAGACAGCGTTTCTCTCGGCAAATTCCGCACGGACGAGTTTGGCGAGATCCTCCTGACCGATGCTGCTCCCGGCACCTACCGCGCCGTGGAGGTGGACACCGGCAGCGATGGCCACATCCTCGACACCACGCCGCAGGAGGTGGAGCTGTCTGCCGGCGACGGCATCAAGGAACTGCTGTTCTTCAATGATGTGAAGCCCGGTATGCGGCTTATCAAAGTGGACAGCACCGACCCCAGCAAGGTCATTCCCAACGCAGTTTTTGAAATTAAGTCCGTGGCTGGTGATTACGGCCCCAAGGAATTTACCACCGACCAGAACGGCGAAATTGACCTTTCCAAGCTGCCCACCGGCGCGTATGTGGTGACGGAAAAATCCTGTGAGGGCTATATCATCGACCAGGCCCAGCGCATCATTCAGTTGGACCCCAACGAGGACGCACAGTTTGTTTTCACCAACACCATCAAGCCCTCGTTGCAGATCATTAAGACCAGCTCGGACGGGAGCCGCCTGAAAAATGTTCATTTCCGTATTGCCAAGATCGAGGACGGGACGCATTATCTCGACCGCACCACCAATGAACAGGGCGAAATTCTGATTGCTGATTTGGAACCCGGCGTGTACTCCGTCAAGGAAACCGCCACGGATTCCTCGCATATCCTCGACCTGCGGGAGTATCACATGGAACTGTTCGCAGGCCGAACCAGCACCCTGACCATTGAAAACCAGAAGCGTCCCAACCTGACTGTCTACAAGCACGATGCCGACACCGGTGAGCCCATCGCAGATACCGTGTTTGAAGTCCGCGCCGCAGACGGCCACAGCGTCGATCAGATCAAGACAGACGGCGAGGGCAAGGCAGAGCTGAAAAATCTGCTGCCCGGTGTGTATGAAATCACAGAAAAATCTGTGCCGTCCCCCTATCTGCTGGATGCGCCCTCTCAGCTTGCCACCCTCTACCCTAACCGCGACCACACCGTGTATTTTGAAAACCATCAGAAGCCCGCACTGACCGTTAAAAAGGTGGACAGTGTGACCGGCGATCCCTTGCAGGGTGCGAAATTCCATGTTACTTATGCCAGCAATAGCACATCTTCCGGCGAGATCAACGACCTCGGCACTTACTATACCGATGAAACCGGCCAGTTCCAGTTGACCGGTCTGCGGGACGGCTGGTACAAGGTAACGGAGCAGGAGCCGCCCACGGGGTACGCCATCAAGGAGGCCACGCAGGAGGTCTATATCAAGTCCGGCACCGGCAAAGTGCTGACCTTTGAAAATGTTCCCCTTTCCGCGCTGGTGGTGTGGAAGTATGATTCTGTCACCGGCGAAGCGGTGAGCAACGCTGTATTCCAAGTGAAGTACCTCGGCGGCACCAGCGGGACGGGCGGTACGGTCATCGGCACCTACAAGACTTCCGCCAATGGCAGCTTCACCGTGACGGGGCTGAAGGAAGGCACTTATATCGTCGAAGAGCTTGCCAGTGACAGCAATCATGTGATCGACACCGCACCGCAGACGGCGTACATCAGCGGCAAGCAGCAGGATGTGGTGCAGCTCTATTTCGGCAATTCTCCCAAGGGCAGCCTGCTCGTCAAGAAGATCGACAGCGCGACACACGCGCCGCTCTCCGATGTGGAGTTCTTGGTGACGACTGCGGACGGAACGGTGGTGGGCGACGCCAACGGCAAATATGTGACGGATAGCGCGGGCAGCTTCACGATCAGCAATATCAACCCCGGCACGACGCTGGTGGTGAAAGAGACCCGCGCCAAGAACGGCTATGTGCTGGATGACACACCGCAGACGGCCACCATCAAGGCGGGCCAGACCGTGACGCTGGAGTTCCGCAACGCGCCGAAAGGCTCGCTCATCATTGTAAAGAAGGACGCTGTGACCGGCAAGGCACTGAAAGGCGTGACTTTTACCGTTACCACTTCCTCCGGCCAGTTTGTCGCGGACGCTGAGGGACAGATCAGCTCCAACGGACTCTATTACACCGACGAGAACGGAAAAATCATTCTCTCTGGGCTGGCTCCCGATACCTATGTGGTGACGGAAACCGCAACGATCCCCGGCTATGTGCTGGACAGCACCCCGCAGACCGTGGTGGTCAATGCCAACGACACGCAGACGCTTACCTTTACCAACGAACCCATTGGCGGCCTTATCGTTATCAAGAGCGATGAGGACAGCGGCAAGCGCATCTCCGGCGTTCAGTTTGAGGTGCGTAAGATGAACGGAGAAGTCATCGGCAGCTACACCACAGATCGTAACGGCGTCATTCAGCTTCCTGAACTGGAGCGCGGCTGGTACACCGTGACGGAGCTGAAGGCTGCGTCTGGCTACCTGCTGGATACCACGCCCCATCGCATTGAGGCCAAGGACGGCCAGACGGCCACGCTGGAGATCACCAACCACAAATCCTCCCGCATTTTGCTCCACAAAGTGGACAAAGCCACCGGCAAGGGCATCTATGGTGCGGTGTTCCTGCTGTACGACAGCAGTCACAACCCCATCGGGGAGTATGTGACCGATCAGGACGGCTATCTCTATGCCGATGAAGGGCTGGAGGATGGCCGCTACTATCTGCGTGAGATCAAGGCGGCAGACGGCTATGTGCTTGACCCGGAGCTGAAAACCATCTATGTCCGCTACGGCTCCACCACGGAGATTGAGTGGACGAATAGCGCAGAGTGCGGCCAGATCCAGATCATTAAGAAATCCGCAGACGATAACGCCACCAACGGCCTGAGCGCCGGGACGCTGCTGGAGGGCGCAGTGTTTGAGATCTACGACAAGGCGGGCAATGTGGTGGACACCATCAAGTCCGACCGCAACGGACGTGCTGTTTCCAAGACGCTGCCCCTGTCCCGCTATACCGTCCGTGAGATCAAAGCGCCTGCCAATTACTCCATTAACCCCACGGTGATGACCGCCTATCTGGAATTCAACGGACAGATCGTCACCTTTGAAGTGCAGAATACCAGCGTTTCCACCGGCGTATCCATCAAGAAAACCGGCCCCGTGCAGGCTGTTCCCGGTCAGCCGATTCGCTACGTGTTCTCACAGATCAAGAACAGCTCCAACGTCGCCCTCGACTCCTTCTATTGGCGCGACCAGCTTCCCGCGCAGGTGGCGCTGAATAAGATCGTCACAGGCAGCTACAACCAGCCGCTTTCCTACAAGGTGGTCTATAAGACCAACCTGTCCCACGATTATCGCACTCTGGCGGATAATCTGAGTACCAGCAAGGTCTATGTGCTGGATGCCCGCCCTGCCGTTCTTGGCCTTGCCGCCAACGAGCGTGTTACCGAAGTCATGTTTGTGTTTGGAAATGTAAAGGCGGGCTTCGCGCAGGTGGAAACGCCGTACATCTACGCCACCGCCCGCAGCGGTCTTGCCAACAACTCCGGCATTGTGAATGTGGCGGATGTGGGCGGTCTTTACAATGGGCAGTGGATTCAGGCAGTATCCCGCTGGCTCACCACTGTTTACACCAAAACAACGGTGAAGCTGCCCAAGACGGGGTACTAA